In one Amaranthus tricolor cultivar Red isolate AtriRed21 chromosome 8, ASM2621246v1, whole genome shotgun sequence genomic region, the following are encoded:
- the LOC130820423 gene encoding uncharacterized protein At4g28440-like, whose protein sequence is MAEAKRKPVFTKVGELRPGTSGHNVTVNVVDSKLVMQRGRNDGPQVRQMKIAECLVGDETGMIIFTARNDQVDKMQAGATVTLRNAKIDMFKGSMRLAVDKWGLVEVAAEPANFTVKEDNNLSLIEYELVTVVDG, encoded by the exons ATGGCCGAAGCAAAGAGGAAGCCAGTTTTTACCAAAGTTGGGGAGCTACGACCTGGTACCAGTGGCCACAATGTCACTGTCAACGTTGTTGATTCAAAGTTGGTTATGCAGAGAGGGAGGAATGATGGACCTCAAGTGCGCCAAATGAAAATTGCAGAATGTTTGGTCGGAGATGAGACCGGAATGATCATCTTTACAGCCAGAAACGATCAAG TGGACAAGATGCAAGCCGGTGCCACAGTAACCCTGCGCAACGCAAAGATCGACATGTTCAAGGGTTCCATGAGGCTTGCAGTGGACAAGTGGGGACTCGTTGAAGTCGCAGCAGAGCCTGCAAATTTCACTGTCAAGGAAGATAACAACCTGTCACTTATCGAGTATGAACTTGTGACTGTTGTCGACGGATGA
- the LOC130820425 gene encoding 2-methylene-furan-3-one reductase, which produces MEAILTTKIPLPLSSSSSSNTSSLISLSSLSILSKPIRKLTYQSNYKNTQIWPSFRIRAMSQTAPISVEASSIPTEMKAWIYEEYGGVEVLKLGSNVKVPELKDDQVLIKVVAAALNPVDFKRRLGKFKATDSPLPTVPGYDVAGVVVKVGSQVSEFKVGDEIYGDIHEKALDGPKQFGSLAEYTAVEEKLLALKPKSLDFAQAAALPLAIETAYEGLERAGFSAGKSILVLGGAGGVGTLVIQLAKQVFGASRVAATASTGKVDFLKSLGVDLAIDYTKEKFEDLPEKFDVVYDAVGEGERNVKAVKEGGSVVVLTGAVTPPGFRFVVTSNGEVLKKLNPYLESGKVKAVVDPKGPFSFDKVDEAFSYLETNRATGKVVIHPIP; this is translated from the exons ATGGAAGCCATTCTTACCACCAAAATCCCACTtcctctttcttcatcatcatcttccaataCATCTTCTCTAATTTCTCTATCTTCCCTCTCAATTCTAAGCAAACCCATCAGAAAGCTGACTTATCAAAGTAATTACAAGAACACCCAGATTTGGCCTTCTTTTAGAATAAGAGCAATGTCCCAAACTGCTCCTATTTCTGTAGAAGCTTCTAGTATTCCTACAGAAATGAAAGCATGGATATATGAAGAATATGGAGGTGTTGAAGTTCTTAAATTGGGTTCTAATGTAAAAGTGCCTGAATTGAAGGATGATCAAGTCTTGATTAAAGTGGTTGCTGCTGCTTTAAATCCTGTTGATTTTAAGAGAAGGCTTGGCAAGTTTAAGGCTACTGATTCTCCTCTTCCT ACTGTACCAGGCTATGATGTGGCTGGTGTAGTTGTAAAGGTTGGTAGTCAAGTGAGCGAGTTCAAAGTAGGGGATGAAATTTATGGAGACATCCACGAGAAAGCGCTTGACGGCCCCAAGCAATTCGGGTCATTAGCCGAATATACTGCTGTGGAGGAAAAATTGTTGGCACTCAAGCCTAAAAGTCTTGACTTTGCACAAGCTGCTGCTCTCCCTTTAGCTATTGAGACTGCTTATGAAGGTCTAGAAAGGGCCGGCTTCTCTGCTGGAAAATCAATCCTTGTTTTGGGTGGTGCTGGTGGCGTTGGAACCCTCGTAATCCAG CTAGCAAAACAAGTTTTTGGTGCGTCAAGAGTTGCAGCAACGGCTAGTACAGGAAAAGTTGATTTCTTGAAGAGCCTTGGCGTTGATTTGGCTATCGACTACACTAAGGAGAAGTTCGAGGACCTGCCAGAAAAGTTTGATGTTGTGTATGATGCAGTTG GTGAAGGCGAAAGGAACGTAAAGGCGGTGAAAGAAGGGGGAAGCGTAGTGGTCTTAACAGGTGCAGTGACACCACCAGGTTTCAGATTTGTAGTGACTTCCAATGGAGAAGTACTGAAGAAGCTGAACCCATATCTCGAGAGTGGAAAAGTGAAGGCCGTTGTCGATCCTAAGGGACCGTTCTCATTCGATAAGGTTGATGAGGCCTTCTCGTACCTTGAAACAAATCGCGCTACTGGGAAAGTAGTCATCCACCCCATTCCCTGA